In Deinococcota bacterium, a single genomic region encodes these proteins:
- a CDS encoding M20 family metallopeptidase yields the protein MQNAYKMIDAQTDELRPLLLELSHKIHAHPEIRFEEVQASSWLADTLEARGFEVERGVGGLATAFYARLRGQGPGPKVALICEYDALEGLGHACGHNLIATMSLGGALALAPLMKDLAGELVVVGTPGEEGGGGKVILLEAGVFAGLDAAMMIHPSYETRIGSPSLARVGWEVRYSGVPAHAAAAPHLGVNALDAVRLAFNGLDALRQQVTPDVRIHGIVTQGGDAVNIIPKEAAMRVFLRAASRDYLYESLVPRARKVFEGAALMTGATLSLEESVKPYENMATNLVLAERFGEHGARLGREVLPYHPLDFGGSTDMGNVSQRLPALHAYLAIDDKAQPHTAEFAAAARGKRGDEAVLDGARILASLAYELFSDSGFLDKVKGASAPKRAA from the coding sequence ATGCAAAACGCTTACAAGATGATTGACGCCCAAACCGACGAACTGCGCCCTTTGCTGCTCGAGCTGAGCCACAAGATCCACGCGCACCCCGAGATCCGCTTCGAGGAGGTCCAGGCCTCGAGCTGGCTCGCCGACACCCTGGAGGCGCGCGGCTTTGAGGTCGAACGCGGGGTGGGCGGCCTAGCGACGGCCTTTTATGCCCGCCTGCGCGGCCAGGGACCGGGGCCGAAAGTCGCCCTCATATGCGAGTACGACGCGCTCGAGGGCCTCGGCCACGCCTGCGGACACAACCTGATCGCCACCATGAGCTTAGGCGGCGCGCTCGCCCTCGCGCCGCTGATGAAGGACCTAGCAGGCGAGCTCGTGGTCGTTGGCACGCCGGGCGAGGAGGGCGGCGGCGGCAAGGTGATCCTGCTCGAGGCAGGCGTCTTTGCAGGGCTCGACGCCGCCATGATGATTCACCCCAGCTACGAGACGCGTATCGGTAGCCCGTCGCTCGCCCGGGTCGGCTGGGAGGTGCGCTACAGCGGCGTTCCCGCCCACGCCGCGGCGGCGCCGCACCTGGGCGTCAACGCGCTCGACGCGGTGCGGCTCGCCTTTAACGGCCTCGACGCCCTGCGCCAGCAGGTAACGCCGGACGTGCGCATCCACGGCATCGTCACTCAAGGAGGTGACGCGGTCAACATCATCCCCAAGGAAGCGGCCATGCGCGTCTTCCTGCGCGCGGCCAGCAGGGACTACCTTTACGAGAGCTTAGTCCCTCGCGCCCGGAAGGTCTTCGAGGGCGCCGCGCTTATGACGGGCGCCACGCTCAGCCTCGAGGAGAGCGTGAAACCCTACGAGAACATGGCGACCAACCTGGTTTTGGCGGAGCGTTTCGGCGAGCACGGCGCGCGGCTCGGACGCGAGGTCTTGCCCTACCATCCGCTGGATTTCGGCGGCTCGACCGACATGGGCAACGTCTCACAGCGCCTGCCCGCTTTGCACGCCTATCTGGCTATTGACGACAAGGCCCAGCCGCATACCGCCGAATTCGCTGCCGCTGCAAGGGGCAAGCGGGGAGACGAGGCCGTCCTGGACGGCGCCCGCATCCTGGCGTCGCTCGCTTATGAGCTGTTCAGCGACAGTGGCTTTCTGGACAAGGTCAAAGGAGCATCGGCGCCCAAACGAGCGGCCTGA